Genomic window (Molothrus ater isolate BHLD 08-10-18 breed brown headed cowbird chromosome 7, BPBGC_Mater_1.1, whole genome shotgun sequence):
GCCATGGCAGCGATGGCGCCGCTTCCGCCGCCGCCGAGGCAGTGCCGGGGCCGGCGATGGAGGCCGCGCCGGTGCCCGAGGGCCAGCACACAGCCGTGGTGTACGGGCTCATCGCCAGCGGGCGCTTCGCGGAGGCGGTGTCGCTGCTGAACCGCGGACTGCAGAAGAGCTgccgctcccggggctgccTCTCGCTGCTGGGCTACTGCCACTACCAGCTGCAGGAGTTCGCGGCGGCGGCCGAGTGCTACGAGCAGCTGGTGGCGCTGCACCCGCAGCTGCTCCCGTACCGCCTGTGCCACGCGCAGGCCCTCTACAAGGCCGGGCTGTTCGCCGAGGCCCTGCGGGTCGCCAGCCCGCTGCTGGACGTGCCTGCCTTCCACCGCCGGGCCCTGCGCCTCCAGGCCGCTGTCCACTATGCCCAGGGCGACCTCCCGGCGGCCCAGAGCCTGGTGGAGGAGGAGCTCGCCGCCGCTGCTGATGGCGGCTCCGGAGCGGCCGAGGACCCGTCGGAGCGGGCCGATGCCGAGGTCAACCTGGGCTGCCTGCTGTACCGGCAGGGCCGGCACGAAGAGGCCAGCGGCAAGTTTGCCAGCGCCATGCAAGTGCTGGGCTACTGCCCGGAGCTGTCCTACAACATGGCGCTGTGCTCCTACGCGGCCAAGCAGTACCACGCTGCCCTCAAGTACATATCCGACATCATCAAGCGCGGCATCCACCAGCACCCGGAGCTCAACGTGGGCATGACCACCGAGGGCATCGACGTGCGCAGCGTAGGCAACAcgctgctcctgcaccgcacGGCCCTGGTGGAGGCCTTCAACCTCAAGGCGGCCATCGAGTACCAGCTGCACAACGTGCGAGCGGCGCAGGAAGCGCTCACGGATATGCCACCGAGGGCCGAGGAAGAGCTGGATCCCGTCACGCTGCACAACCAGGCACTCATGAATATGGACAGCCAGCCCACTGATGGGTTTGGGAAGCTGCAGTTTCTTCTCCTGCAGAACCCCTGTCCACCAGAAACTTTTGGTAACTTGCTGCTTCTCTATTGCAAGCATCAATACTATGACCTGGCAGCTGATGTGCTGGCAGAGAATGCCCATCTGACTTACAAACTGCTCACACCTTATCTGTACAACTTCTTGGATGCCATTATTACTTGTCAAACTGCCCCTGAAGAGGCTTTCCACAAGCTAGATGATTCAGCAGGGACAATGACTGAGCAGCTGAGAAAACTCACAAAACAGGTACAAGAAGCTAGGCAAAATTGGGATGATGAAGCTCTAAAAAAGGCAATTAATGAATATGATGAGACTCTGGATAAATATATACCTGTCTTGATGGCCCAGGCAAAGATTTACTGGGACATGAAGAACTACACAATGGTAGAAAAGATCTTCCACAAATCAGTGGAGTTCTGCAAGGAACACGAGGTGTGGAAGCTCAATGTGGCTCACGTGCTCTTCATGCAGGAGAACAAGTATAAAGAGGCTATTAGCTTCTATGAGCCAATAGTTAAAAAGCACTACGACAACATTCTCGATGTCAGTGCCATTGTGTTAGCAAATCTCTGCGTTTCCTACATCCTGACAAGCCAGAATGAGGATGCAGAGGAACTAATGAGGAAAATTGAGAAGGCAGAAGAGCAGCTGTCTTATGATCACCCTGATAAAAACACCTACCATCTTTGCATTGTCAATCTAGTCATTGGTACCCTGTACTGTGTGAAGGGAAACTACGACTTTGGTATTTCAAGGATCATTAAAAGCCTGGAGCCCTATAACAAAAAGCTGAGTACGGACACGTGGTATTACGCTAAGCGGTGTTTCCTGTCTTTGCTGGAGAACATGTCCAAGCACATGATCATGCTGCGGGACAGTGCGATCCAGGAGTGCCTGCAGTTTCTGAAGCAGTGTGAACAGTATGGAAGAAACATCCCAGCTGTCATT
Coding sequences:
- the LOC118688915 gene encoding tetratricopeptide repeat protein 30B-like, with translation MEAAPVPEGQHTAVVYGLIASGRFAEAVSLLNRGLQKSCRSRGCLSLLGYCHYQLQEFAAAAECYEQLVALHPQLLPYRLCHAQALYKAGLFAEALRVASPLLDVPAFHRRALRLQAAVHYAQGDLPAAQSLVEEELAAAADGGSGAAEDPSERADAEVNLGCLLYRQGRHEEASGKFASAMQVLGYCPELSYNMALCSYAAKQYHAALKYISDIIKRGIHQHPELNVGMTTEGIDVRSVGNTLLLHRTALVEAFNLKAAIEYQLHNVRAAQEALTDMPPRAEEELDPVTLHNQALMNMDSQPTDGFGKLQFLLLQNPCPPETFGNLLLLYCKHQYYDLAADVLAENAHLTYKLLTPYLYNFLDAIITCQTAPEEAFHKLDDSAGTMTEQLRKLTKQVQEARQNWDDEALKKAINEYDETLDKYIPVLMAQAKIYWDMKNYTMVEKIFHKSVEFCKEHEVWKLNVAHVLFMQENKYKEAISFYEPIVKKHYDNILDVSAIVLANLCVSYILTSQNEDAEELMRKIEKAEEQLSYDHPDKNTYHLCIVNLVIGTLYCVKGNYDFGISRIIKSLEPYNKKLSTDTWYYAKRCFLSLLENMSKHMIMLRDSAIQECLQFLKQCEQYGRNIPAVIEHPLEESGMHNGKNTVTYEARLLRALMYKITGWAE